In Telopea speciosissima isolate NSW1024214 ecotype Mountain lineage chromosome 10, Tspe_v1, whole genome shotgun sequence, the DNA window ttgagagagagatgtcgAATTTATATGGGGATTTCAACCAGAAGATTGATTATGTGTTCAAAGTAGTCTTGATTGGAGATTCGGCTGTCGGGAAATCCCAGCTTCTTGCACGGTTTGCTCGCAACGAATTTAGTTTGGATTCAAAAGCGACGATCGGAGTTGAATTCCAGACGAGGACTCTTGTTATAGATCACAAAACTGTCAAGGCACAGATATGGGATACGGCTGGGCAGGAAAGGTAAGCTTTTGCCCCCTCCCTTCCTTCTATATCTATTGGTTGGGGGCGTGGAATCGGTTGAACTGCTGTCATATATACATTGTTCATGTTTTTCCTATTGTAAGTCGTAAAATTCGTTTTTGATTTGTTTGTATGTTCAACAAATTGACGATCATGAACTTATTCCAGAATAGTAGAATCTAAAACATAAAATATCAGTGTAGAGCGGGTCTTAAGAATTCCACCCTCAGCACCCTGAGATCAAAGGTTGAATTAGTTTAGTGAAGAAAATTGACTCTTGATTCCTTCTGTCTGTAGGCTAAACTGTCATCTGTGTTCTGTGGTTAGTAGGTAGTACAATTTGTTTGGGAACCTAATTTCACATTTCTTGCTTAAAATTCTTCTTGGCTTTCATTCTGTTTCTACTTGATTATCAGTAAGAGGAGAAAGAGTTCAATTATGTTTGAAGTATAATTTTACTTATGAATGAAGAGTTCAAGTAATGAAAGGCTTGCCAAATCCCTTTTTGTTCGACTTGTTTCACATCTTCTCACTGGAAAAGCATAGTGCTATAACctggaaaaatgaaaatatcttAAAATTCAGATCTTATAACTGGAATTGTTGGAGCATGGAAAAGTATTAtctcaagagaagaagaacagctAAGAGGAACAGTTCTTGATCAATGCTTGTTAGACTAATATGTTGATAACCACAATACAATCCCTAGCTAAAAGAAACCTAAATTATGAGTGATTTGTCTAAGGAATCATGTCTAGGAACAGTGAAGGGACTCTTTGATGCAGATTGGAGAGATGGATCTGCTGTTGGTGGGATTTCAGATTGCAAGtttgagagaagagaggaggaatgAGTAAACAACCTCAATtctaaaacaaaccaaatctaATCCATTCATTCAATTTTGGTAGAGCTATATCTtcttacatgtatttataactaGTGTTTACGACAAATAAATTTCTCCTCCTGTCCTCTTTGCACTTcattctctctcattttctttcctGAGATTCTCCTTGGGATTCTTTCACCTTGCCAGGGgtagtattttaaaaaataggcACACTGATGCCAGTGACAAAGAACAACGAGAAGGATCAGATGGCTAAGGAAGCAGAattggaggaagagaagatagacAAGAATGAGTTGTTGCCCAATTGAAAGGGGTCTTGTTGGAGAGGGAGTGATGTAACAGAAGAACTTTGATTGCAATCTAGTTGGTCTTCTTCGTTTAATAGGTCATAATTCATAATAAACTCTAGACTTATTTCTCAACAAACCTTATTGAAACAACTAACAGTCATCTATTCTACTTTCCACACTATTTTTTAGAGAAACTAACATCCTTCTACTGAAAccatgtatttctttttttagaGAAACTAACATCCTTCTAACAGTCATCTATTCTTTTTTAGAGAAACTAACATCCTTCTACTAAAACCATGTATTTCTTATTGCAAATAGTTCTCAAGTTTTAATCTTGTTCTGCTGTGAAATTTTTGTGCTGTTTATTCATTTTAATGGTATCCTAATAGTCAACCCCCAATCTTGGGAACCCCTTCCTAGTTGCTTCCACGATGGAGGCAAAATCTCTCATAGAGATTATTGTGAattctctataattttttgTGGTAGTTTTCCTTCATGATTGTAAGGTCAGGAGAGaaatcaaactgaaaatgacagGCAGCACATCTGATCTTGTTCTTTTCACCATATGGTTTCCCAagctcttttctttttgaagcTAAATGATCTTAAATTTTCTATAGCTCAATGATTAATAAAGTTTGTGAATGTTTAAAGGTTGCATTGTTATCCAATCAATCTAACACAAGAAGCAAAGCAGTTGATTTTGTTTTACATCCCAGATACTCCTTTGGTCCTTGTATTTCAAGAATACATAAGAAGTTGGTGGTGGCTTCTCTTTACATGTTGTAGGACTACATGTAAAGTTGCTGCCCAAAACTTTACATTCATTAGCctatgttattttattctttattcagtctttactctctctctttttttaaatgAGTCTCTGGTTACTTATTCAAGCTTCCGTATGTTTTTAATAACCAATTGGATCTTTACCTTTCTATGTCTAATTGATGGCATTATTTAAGCACCAGGTTTTTTTTGCAAGAAACCATTTTCTCCCTTGAACTCTCTACCAGACCTCATGATATGCCCCAACTTGTTTTACCCTTGGCTTTTTATTGTTCAtttatttcattctttaattttctctttctcattacTCCCACGAAGCTCGTTGCCTTCATCCTATGTGAGATGGAGGAATTAAACCTTAGCAAGATTGGCAAGAGTTTTTTCACCTTTTTGAAAATACATTTCTAAAAGCATGCAAGGAATTGGCAAAGGAGATGGGCAGTTgctgaaattttaatttttttcatctTGTCTAATTGTTTCTgtgaaaaacatgacttggaAGCATTTTTAAATTGTTCCAAGCACCATTTGTTCTACTTGTAGGCTTTCTGTCTCCTTTCTGTTCAACTGTTCTTACAGAATTTAGAATTTATTAGCAAGTGCCTCAGGCTTGTTTATGTTGAAACCAAATCTCTCACTTAATCAAGAGCAGGTGCAACCATATGCTACTAATTATACCCTTCAGGCTATTCAGCTTGCCCTGGCCACTTGTTTTGTGCAGGCTAAGCCTGGAATTGGGTTGGGCATTTGGGCGAAGAGGCATTAATGTCTGTGTATACATGGTATCTGTGGGGCAAGTGTGCCTCGTATGTCAGAAGATGTGGCTTGGCAGTGAGGTGGAATGCCTTGGTTTTAGGGATTTTGGTATATGCTACTTGAGCATTTCATGTGTTGGGTGCTCTGGTGGCATTTCTGTGGAGTATGTGTATTAGGTGGTGAGTTTTTACATCAATTAATGGGATTTATATTTTGGAATCACTTCtctggagtgattttgagggaaTTGGTAAGGTTTAATTTATTATTGCAAGTTCAATGAGTCTATTTTAAGACGCTTAGGTCGATAAGGTTTGTTCATTGAATATTAGGTCTGAGTATTTTCTGAATTAGAAACTCTTTTTGCCCCTACCATGTTTTTCTTGTCTCCCAAGATTTTTCCCCTTGTTCTTGTGGAGGTGTTAGGTTGTTTTTCTAAATTCCACTTTTTAAACAGTCATCAGATGGATCCTTCCATTCCAACTCAATGGCTTTTTTCAGGTAGAATATAAGTGAATTTTTTGAAGAGTTGTAAGGAGCCTTCACAAGCATCACTCTTGGTGTCATTCACAAAGAACTTATATTTGCTTGTGGCACTATACATGGTTAATCAGGTCCTACTTTGGATTACTCTACCTTGATTTACCTCACTTCAGTTCTTTGATCTCAATGTGTGTGCTGGATTCTGATTTTATTGCCTCAGTGAAAATTAAGGAGACAAACTATGAAGTTTTTtgtgaataagaagaaaaattttgTGGTGTAGGGGCAGATGGATGGCTTGAAGCGATTAAGATTATGGTCCAGCATAAAGGGTTACTGGTTGAAATATTCTATTTTTGGTTCTCTGGTTTTCTGATATGTCATTTTAAGACAACCTATATGGAAGACTTTGAATTCCTTGTCGAAATTTCCAGAGGGAAGAGGGATCAGGAGTTTGGTTTGGTGGGATTGAGACAGGAGTTAGAAGGGCCAAGACTAATGTCTCTGTGTGATGCTGCCTCCCTGTCTTAAACAGCAAAAATTTCACGTGGGTTCAAATTATGGAAATGTCATGATCGTATCTTATTGAAACTTTTTGAATATCTTTTCCTTTGAAGAAACAAAGTTAAGAACCAGCttttcatctttatttttttagaaaacatGTCCCTGAAAATGCTTACTAGTTTTGCCAGAACCTACACATGCACAAACTGAAGGGTTTCAAGTTACTGGCAGTGTGTGCCCCGAGTCAAATGGATAAATTCTATTATGTTATTCTCTGTTATCTTCTGGTTTTATCAAATGATATGATTCTCTATTTATTCTTTATCACTATTCATTTTCTTACACAGACCATGGGTAGTGGATCAGGTACCGTGCTGTGACAAGTGCATACTATCGAGGAGCGGTGGGGGCATTGCTTGTTTATGACATGACCAAGCGTCAATCATTTGATCATGTGGCAAGATGGCTGGAGGAACTTAGAAGCCACGCTGATAAGAACATTGTCATTATGCTCATTGGCAACAAGTCTGACCTAGGAACCCTCAGAGCAGTTCCAACTGAGGATGCCAAAGAGTTTGCCCAAAGGGAGAATCTCTTCTTTATGGAGACATCAGCCCTTGAGGCTACAAATGTCGAGACTGCTTTCCTAACTGCCCTTACAGATATATACCGGATCGTCAGTAAGAAGGCTCTCATTGCAAATGATGAATCAGAATATGGAGGGAAGTCGGCGCTTCTCAAGGGAACAAACATTGTTGTGCCTGGCCAGGATCCAGAATCCAATGGAAGAAAATTCTCATGTTGTGCCTCTTATTAAGTATACTGCCTACACTTATCTTTTTAAAACTTCTTGTGCGAATCATTGTTGTGCCTGGCCAGGAGCCAGAATCCAATGGAAGAAAATGCTCATGTTCTGCCTCTTATCAAGTATACTGCCTACACTCCTCTTTTTAAAAGTTCTTGTGAGAATCATCCTTCACTCTCTTGAGCTTTCATACCTCATctcctctcttgtttttttttttggaaatttttttatatttggctatattttttcccatttcacGCTTATTTTAGTATGAGTTGGAAATTTGAAAGGCCAATCATTTTGTAGGAGACAAGGAGTCATGCCATTTGGTATGTGAAATCATTTCTAATCTCTCTTTTTTGTAAGTTGAAAATCTTGTATAACACTGATAGTGTGATACTATAAGTCTATAACAGCTGAAAAATCATGTGATGTATATCTGACTCTAAGTTAATTCCCTTCTGTTTTGTGAACCATTATCTTAAATCATGAAaggagtgtgtgtgtgtgtgtgtgtgtgttgtgtgtgCTTGTGTGTACCAAATCTCATAACATGATACCATAATAACCACTGTTTGTTCTATCAAAGTTGGGAGATGTTTTAATCAAAGGGGATCCTGTATCCTGGTTGTCAAATGCATATAAGCACAAACACATTCACATGTCTGTTGTGGTTGAGCACCATGATTAGAGGAATCGGAATCAAATGGGTGAATCACCTGATTTCAATTGGAACCAGCCAACCCGATCCCGATTCCTGCAACCCTCTTTTGAATCGAACATTATTCatatttgatcttttttttGGCCATTGTTTCCTTCTCTTAAAATAGCAGAAGATCAATAAAACTTACCTCTTGTAGCAATCTCCCCAAGTTTATTGAATCAAAAACTTCAAAAATATCAATATTTGGGAAAATATTTCCCAATCCCAATTTATAGGAATCTGGCCAATTATGATCGATGGAGGCTGATACCAAAAAAACCTTGCTGAGCACTTGCTCGTGAATGGGGCTGGTTTGTTTATGAGGCTTTTAAGATCAAAAATAGCATGAGAGCATTAATCTCCATGGGATGCCAACCATTACGAAGTCAACTTAGGGTCTATAAGTCATAAGGTACTGATTAGAGCAAGGCTCCATAGTTATCAAGACGGCAAGGCGACAATGGCATCAGAGAGGTTCTTaaagcaaggcgacaccaacaaggctgCAAGGCGGccgcctaggtgaccaaggagcctggacagGCGCCTGGATAACTATTCAGCAGACAATCTTTTATCTGGCTTTCTAACATTGTCTCTAGTTGCCCTAAGCAAGAGGTAAACCTGAAAGTGAAAGTAGAatagacaaaaaaataaatagaaatgaGGATACAGAGAAATTTAAAAAACCTCCTGTTTTCTGATATTGGTTGCAGTAAGAAGTGAGGAAATTACAGGGCAATTGAACAACTTTGTTTTATCTATGTTGAGAAATTTGGGAGGTAAGTCCCACATCAGTTTGTTTTAGTCCTTAGTGCCTTCATGTATTTGAGGAGCTCTCTCTACCTaatgccttaaggttttggTTGAACCCTCCAACATCTTATTTGTCCAGAGAAATAATTAGTCATGTGTCATCTGAGCAAAGATAGcttatatagatatatatatatatatatacatatgtattacTATGTATGTTAACTTCTTTAGGAAAAATGTTGTCGTAATTAAAGTTGTAACCTTACTATTACCCCCTTATATAccatgtttctttttttcaatgagggtaaattcTATCATTTCACGTGGATAATGACAACTCTTGAATATGAcataatttcaattttcaaattattttaaaattcatttttacccttgaattAAATAACTTATGAAGATAAGACAAAGGGCAATCAAAATAAAGTTACAACTTCTCATTTTACCACCTTGGTCACAATAAGGTCCACCTCTTTTTTCAacctatataatatatatacaatacAGGCCTAGAAGATGGCATTGAGAAAATTAGGCAACTCTGTAAGTGCCTAGGTTGCCTAGCCATATCAACCACAATAATCATATTCGTCTTCCATCATTAATGCCACAATAATCATATTCGTCTTCCTTATTAACCATAATAATCatacaatatatttttttcattttttatattaaatttgTTGATATTATAGGATTGTTTCCCTTCGTATGTGTGTCATCATGATAGTGGAATAGACATATGAGGGGAGAGGAAGTTTCGACCTCGTCTAATGGGTttggggaggagggggaggagagagttATAATGATCGTAGATGGGTGGTTGAATCCTTTTCTCCATAGGagaaggaaaactttccccataTTTATATGCCAACTTTTTGTACGAGATAGAAAAAACATGCCAAcatgtttattttagttttagtttagggTGCACCTTCTTGTTCCTAAGGTGATGAAGTGAGAAGTTGTAAACTTCTTTTGATTACCCCTtgccttttaaaaaaattatttaagtcAAGGGTAAAAAAAGGATTTCCAAGATAATTTGCAAGTGATTTATCGTTGTGTCATTTTCAAGAATTAtcattgtccatgtgaaatgacaagaatTATCgtcattaaacaaaaaatgaaatgttTTATCCTTTGTTTTCAACTCCAAATCCCAAATCCCGAAGCCCTTTAAGCTAGATTgtacttcttcctcctctctttctctctttttcctctcccttCCTTTAGAGCTCTTTCtgtttaatttttcttctttgagaaatgaagaaaagagcCCCAATTTCACTTAAAAGCCTAAGTTTAATGTCCATCCGATCGACCACTTCGAGCATGCACTTGCTCTTAGAAAGTCTAGAATGTGGTCATTCGGACGACTGCCACCACTAACAGGTTGGCCAGATCCTATCCTTAGACCTCTATCTACTCAAACCTTCATATCTCCCTCGTTCGAATTTCGATTAACCCAATTCTTCTTTCGTTGGATAGCTAACTCAAATGATCTTCTTTCCTTatatttgggattctctaaattTTGACTAGAGGATATCTTAAAAATCCCATGAATTTCCTGCCTCAATACAAAACTGCCTAGCTACCAAATCTTTCAGTGTGTTGTGGACCCTATTGATGGTCCAAGCTAGTCCTAGGATTAATTTAATCCATTTTAAATCCTTAGAAATTATGTTGGTGCTCTAAATTATAGAGCACTGAATAATCTTATCAAACGTACTTATTCTAATGTTATACAAATATAGGTCATATTTACCTATAGATGTTAACACCCCTCAATTGGACCACAATAAATCAGAGTCCATTGGAAAAAACCCGTCAAGTACCTATCGACAATATAAAACTCTCAAATTAGTCCCTAATTGGgtgggatcaggatcgtctccagggagcccaatgcccagggtgctgcctGGGGGCATCCAGTGGCTGAGCTGTGCCTTACACATCCTGGTGCATGCttagggatgtgtgcgacacagttgggctggcagcaccctgggcatgctgggctccctagagacgagctaaattcaatTGGGTGTGGGGTATAAGAAGCTTATTGGGTGACGATTCTCTGATCTACTTGGTCCAAGTGACATGAAAAAGACCCCCCCAATGAGCCCATGATTGTAGAGATCCCTCCCCTACATTCGAGCACTACCCTCCCCCGCTGGTCAACCACTTGTTCATAGGGCCCCCTCCCCTGTGCTTGTGATGTCACCTTCACCATCGGTGATCTTAACTCCCTTATGACCATTGCAATTTCCCCTCACTTTCCCTCAAAATCCCTTCAAATCTATGGGATTTTGAAGAGGGTGGGCTGGAGCCTGGAGGAGATGGGAAATTGATAGGAAATCTAATAATTTTCTCATATGCCATCCTAAGCATCCAAACGCATTGCCTCATTTCCTATACTTTTGGGAAAGTATGACAACTTTCCTGAAGCATCCCCCCCACACAACTTTTTCGACAAACAAACTACCCTTAATTGCAAGTAAAGGGAATGAGAGGAAAGtgaaattaatttgaaaagGGAATAcgaaaacttttgtaattattattttttttgtaattatgacaatgtaaatatgcaatctttctgattttttttgctGCCAAGAGGGCTCACCACTATGGTGGCCCAGAGAGGGAGTGGGTCCTAGTGAGTAGTGAGCCCCAGGGGTAGCCAGATAGTGTTGCATGGCAAGCAGCGGTGTACTTGTGAGTATTTGCTCAAATGACCAAACCTCGGGCATGCCTTCAACTAGGCAATGACAAATCGCTAGGCCAATGTCCAAGTGTGCTCATCTTAGTGATCATATGagtccaaattttgtggacaagtagaCCCCTAGTcccttgctcacatgtcaaatttcagccctaTTAAAGTTTTCCATGTGACGAAACATAGTTTTGAACATCCAAGGCCATAGGATTAGTGCACAGTAGTTGTTGAAGTACATGTAAAAACGTACATGAAAGGCATACCAATACATAAAAagttatttgattgaattagactctaaATTTTGACTTGTGCCAAAACACAAGATCTCTAGATAAGGTGGGCTTTTATGCTACATATTACTATTGTTCTCATGTAACGTTTCCTTCATGTGGCAATTCATATGAGGCTGATTTTTTATGGACAAAGAGGGTGCATGGAAATACCACGGTTACTTTCCTCTATCTCTAGGGAAGCAAATGTTGTTGTTCGTTCCCTAGAACAGAAGGTTCTGTCTTTGGCTAGTAAGACAGTTTGACCTTTGTCCTCTCCTTAGTTATTGGATTTGTGTAATCCAGTACACTACTAGCCGTCCTTTGCAATAAAATtcatttctaccaaaaaaaaataaaaaaggaaaaagaatgccaCTGGTCGTGTACTTACGCCCAGACACAATTGGGCAACTAAATGACCAGCACACCTATGCCTTTCAatgggggcagggtggtcagtTCGCACCCagctgtgtctgggcgtaggtaCACGCCCAGATGCACTACCGGATGGTGTtccatttccaaaaaaaataaaaaataaataaaattcagCCACGGTTACATCATTTAATCCCCATATGTCAAAAGTCACCAACGGGTGACAAGAAGTTAAACTGTAAACCAAAGGTTGTCCAACGAAAATGCCATTTTACTTAACCATGATTAAGTTTAAGTAAAAGCTACTTCAAATCAAATGCGAAATGCCACGTAGAGCAAATTCGAAGTTTCAGACATTGTGAAGGTTGGCCGctcttttttaagtttttgaATTTCATCAATTCATCAGTCCTCCCTAGAGAGGCAATTTTGATTTTCCGCTTCTTCAAATGCGGAGAGCCTCTCTATATTTCTGATACGGTGAAGCCTTTCTCTCTTCCTGAGTTTTGATCTGAAAGGTACTACTTACTCctttcaattttctcttctctcagtACTCAGTTCAGATGTTTACTACGGAAATCTGATTCTTGGGTTGCCGGAGAACCGATTGGTTTCTTGTTAATCTGTTCATATAATTAATTTCTCCCATTCTTTTCAGGCCACGAGAACAATGCCGGAATCCAGAGACAGACTAGTAAGGCGGGACCCGATCGAGCTTCTCTTCGTTCTTCGTCGAGGGGTTGCAGGTATTCCTCAAGATACCGGACCGCAGAGGAGTTTTTTTGTGTCGCCGTCAAGGCCTGAACCGCAGAGGGGTTTGTTCGCCTCACCTTCAAGGACTGTTAatgatagtggtggtggtgggaggaATTTGTTTGCGACGTCTCTGCAGCGAGGGTCGATGGCGAACACGGTTCAACGATGGCGTACGGGAGGACCCGCTCGGCGAGGCCGCGGACGTGGTTCGACGAATAATAGCCCTATACCTTCTTGGTACCAGAGGAGGCCTCTTCGGGACGTCACTGACGTTGTGCGCGTAAGTGTTTTTGTACCAGTTTCTGTTTGGTCCCGAGTGGAAACCTAATTGGATTTCTCGTAATTCTTTGAATGAATCGTGTTGTATTTGTCTTTACCTTCTGTTTCCTGGAAAATCTTCTCTTGGGTTCATCTGCATTTCTgagttatttttttggggtttcagTTTCATTGTCTTCAATCTTGATCTGTTGCGTTAATATCTACATTTGATCCTCCGCTAATCTTGAGAAGAACTGCTTAATCTTTGTCTGCTAAATTCGTTGAATAGGATTATTAAGTGTTATGTTGTGCAGaaaactagatgggtatttcaGTATTTAGCTAAAATGTAGCTTTGATTCAAATTTATTTATCCGTTCGTTCGTTCTTTTCTGCTGTTCCTTGAGGATTCAAAACACTGATGGTTTTTGGTGTTTCTTCAGGCCATTGAGAGGAGGAGGTCTCATCTTACAGATCCTGAAAATGCTCAACTCCAAAGCCCTCTGCCTGCTCCACTCGAGCAGAATACATTTTTCAAAACTCCCAAACCAAGAACTGCGGTGAAGCCCTGCACACCTTCTACCAGTCGTTTATCAAAAGTTCTGCAGGACTTTGATAAGAAAAATCCAACAGAGTTCGATTTCATTACCCCACAGAAGAAGCTTCTCAATTCCATCGAACAGGTTGAGAAGGTCGTGTTGGAGGAGTTCAGAAAAATTGAGAAGTCTCGCAGTGCCAAAAAGGTGCAAAGGGAAAAGAAGGTGCGTACATTAATGTCAATTAGATGACTGGAGAGAGAATGGGCTGTGAAGGGAAGCTCGGGAGGTGAGAGAAGGGCTCTATGATCATCCTCTGATGATCTACTTTAAAATTTGAGGTTTATCGGGTAGATAGATTAGTTCTCTTCTGTTTTGCTTTAGGCTATTAATGTCTTCTGCTGAAGGTCTGTTGTAGGATTTGTAGGCAGGTTTTGGTTCTTAAAATCATTGGCTGAGGGTCTTGACTTAGGACTAGTAGGCATCGATTTGTAACAATGTAAATAGGGATGTTTCCTCTTCATTACTTGAGAGAAACTCTTAGACCATGTTTGATTTCTGATATCGTTCAATAAAAATTGGTGATCATTTGCAGCTATTTGTGGTTCAAATATGGTTTTTCCTTTACAGTGAGACTGTAGGAGTTTATGTGATAGTACAATTATATTGGCAGGGCTTTGTCTCATGATGTGATTTATGGAATCATGGTCCTATGTATCAGTccagtttcttttattttccttttttcttctctttattttttggtgtgCAAAATACCTTTCGAGTCTCAAGATTGTGGGTTGAGGCTTTTGCTGCTCAGCATGAAGACTAATAGGATTGATTTTTCTTCGGTAATTTACACTCTTTTGAACAGATTGAATGTTGGCCTGACTTGAGTTAGGATGATTAGTAGAACTGAGATTTGGATAGAAATTACTCAAACATATTAATGGACTTTATAGTGAACTATTACGTAGCAACTAAACATATTTGTTTTGCAGCAAATGATATTTGACAGTTGATGTTTCTCACCTGAGATATACCTATTAAGAGAAAGTGAAAAACTGGCTAAATGTGAATAAATATTGTTATATCTATGAAAATTCTTGGAGATTCAATTTTATCTTACATATAGCAAAGTGATGATACAAATAATTGTTCATTTATCACCAAATATTTCAATTGAATTCCTAAGGATCCCCATGCAATGGTGGTGCAAACTGTGAGTTCTCTCTGCACTCATGATGGGTCTTATGggttaatgtataaatagtgaCCTCTATGAAGACACTCCTAGCTAGGAAATTTCAACTATGATGTGATTGATGAACAGGAATTGATAAATTATGATGATTTCATTTATCTGTCATACAACATTTTACTGGGGATGGCATGAATCAGATTTCAATGAGTTTGCTGAAGTTCATTTGTTTGCCAAAACGAGAAAGCATTTTGTGCAAGACAGAGGAGGCCCAGGGCTATTTACTTATATTCAGAGCCACTTTCTTGTCCTGTTCCAATTAAGTGGGAATATCTTCACTAGGAACTGCTTTTGAATGGTATGCTGCTGGAATCAGGGCTTCAAGAATCTTTGGTTGGATTGGTTGAATCGGccaatttggattggaattggcCGAGCTCAATCCTGATTTCAGTAAATCTGGAGTGGCCAATCTATGCTGGGATTCCGATTTCCGACAAATTTTGTCTGAATCAGCTGGAACTGATCTGGATCCTGATTCCAAATTTAATAACCTTGGTTGGACTATTATACATTATGTCTTCCTCACTATTGATGTTTTCAGGATCCATCAGCACTTGGAAAAAAATCTGTAATCAAGGATCCATGACATAGTCAATCATTTCAGAAATGTACTAAATTTTGCTGCTGTCCGGGTTATAGGAATGTTCCTACTACTTGGTTCACAGCCAAATAAACGGAACCTAGAaagatattttggaaaatactgAAACCTatgagggtatttgtgaacccaaatgggaagtgaattattccattctTTGACTGCAAGCcctgtagcaggaacatt includes these proteins:
- the LOC122642933 gene encoding ras-related protein RABA4d; this translates as MSNLYGDFNQKIDYVFKVVLIGDSAVGKSQLLARFARNEFSLDSKATIGVEFQTRTLVIDHKTVKAQIWDTAGQERYRAVTSAYYRGAVGALLVYDMTKRQSFDHVARWLEELRSHADKNIVIMLIGNKSDLGTLRAVPTEDAKEFAQRENLFFMETSALEATNVETAFLTALTDIYRIVSKKALIANDESEYGGKSALLKGTNIVVPGQDPESNGRKFSCCASY
- the LOC122642931 gene encoding protein POLYCHOME-like is translated as MPESRDRLVRRDPIELLFVLRRGVAGIPQDTGPQRSFFVSPSRPEPQRGLFASPSRTVNDSGGGGRNLFATSLQRGSMANTVQRWRTGGPARRGRGRGSTNNSPIPSWYQRRPLRDVTDVVRAIERRRSHLTDPENAQLQSPLPAPLEQNTFFKTPKPRTAVKPCTPSTSRLSKVLQDFDKKNPTEFDFITPQKKLLNSIEQVEKVVLEEFRKIEKSRSAKKVQREKKVRTLMSIR